The genomic segment GCAATGTGAATGCAGATGCGGTGATTGCGGTCTATCCGTTTACCCCTCAACCTATCATCACTCAGTCCATTATGATTGCCTCCGATATTCCCGTGTTTTGCGGTGTGGGCGGCGGCATTACCATGGGCAAGCGCGTGGTCAACCTTGCCCTGCACGCCGAGTATCAAGGTGCGATTGGTGTGGTGGTAAATGCCCCCACCTTAAACGAAACCATCCGCAATGTGGTAGATGAAATCGATATTCCGGTTGTAGTGACGGTTGCCAGTGAGGCGGAAGACATAGAGGGGCGCATAAAAGCCGGTGCAGCTATCATCAACGTGTCTGCCGCATCGAAAACCCCCCAGCTGGTGTGCAAAATTCGCGAGCAATTCCCGCAGCTTGCCATTATGGCAACAGGCGGCCCCACCGATGAAAGCATTATCGAAACCATAGAGGCAGGTGCAAACGCAATTACATGGACGCCGCCCACCAACGGCGAACAGATTAAAATGATTATGGACCGCTACCGCCAAGGCTTGGCTTACGGTGGATGAAGAAATACTTTTGTTTTATACTTTAATGTAAAATGGCAGACGGTTTTTTATAAACTGTCTGCTTTTTTCTCTTTTCTTGACTATCTCTCAGCTTTTTCAAGCTGTTCATGCTGCATCATATAGTCGTTTGGGTATATTTCTAAAGATATTTGGCTGAATAATAAAGAGATTTTTTGTTTTGGCATTATTTTATATTTAAATTGTTTTTATATTCTGATGGGGTGACTCCAACATATTTTTTAAATATTTTAGTAAAGTAGTTTTGGCTGTTAAACCCTATTTCATAGGTAATTTCTTTAATGCTTTTACTTACGGTTAAAAGTTCTTTTGCCTTAGAAATCCTTTTTTCTGCAACCAAATCGGTAAAGTTTTTTCCGGTTTGCTTTTTTATTATTTTACTGAGATAAAACGGAGTAATCCCCAAACTGTCTGCAATATCATCCAAAAAAATGTCTTTGTTATAAGACGTTTCAATATAAGTGAGTGCTTGCTGAATAATAGCACTGGTTCCCGCATTTTTTTGTTGGTTTACCAACCATGCCAAATTATTGATTGTCATTTTGAAATAGTATTTTAGTTCCTTACCATCTGTAATCGTCATAATATTATTCATAGATAAATTTGAAAGGCCATCTTCGATTTGAAATGATGGAATCGAATCTTTAATTTCCTGAATGGTTAAAATAATTAAACGATAAATTTGTTCTTTTGCTTTAGATAAGATATTATCTTTGAAAATAAGTGCAGAAGTGATATTTTCTAAGTTTTTTTCTAAATCGCTTTGGCTGCCGTTTTGAAGAACCGTCATGAGTTTGTTTGCCATTGAATATAAGTCTATTTCCGCAGTTTTATTAAAATTGCAGGTTTCTTCATAAATTAAAAATCGTGCTCCTTTTATATCACACATATTCAATGCATCAATAGCCTGATGATAAGATAGGTTTAGTTCATAGGGATTATCATAGATGTTACCGATACCCACTTTGCCCACTTTGCCCATTTCATACAGCAACATAGATACAAAGTTGCCTACCTCAGACATCCTTCGAGTTTCTAGCTGTTTATTTTCTAAAACAAAGAAAATCAGCATATTATAAAGCTGTTCTCCAATACACTCGATACCAACATCATGAAGAGCTTTTTTTATTTTATTTAACACAAAACGATGATTTCCGTTGCAGCTTACGGCAAAGCAGAACCCGCTGTTTACGGTAAAATCAAGAAAAGAAAAAATACGCTGTAAATCTTCATTGGGTTCTTTTGATATGAGTGCATAAATACAATCGCTTTCCACAATGGGGCGGATATCTTCCATGCGGTTTGCCAGTATGGTATTTTGCTTCTGAGTTTGTAATTCGCAATTGAGTTTTTCAATCACTGCATCAACCGCTTGTTTAATACGTGCAATTTTAGCGGGCTTTAAGACGAAATCTTCCACGCCAAGTTGAATTGCCTCTTGAGCATATTCAAAACGGTTGTAGGAGGTAAGCAGCAAAAATTTCATTTGGCTGCTTTGTTTTTGCAATTCTTTAATCGTATCCAAACCGTTAATTCCCGGCATGTTAATATCCAGTATTACAATATCAGGACGAAAAACTTTGCACTTTTCAATTGCAATAAAACCGTTTTCGGCTTCTTCAATTCGTGATATATTTTCGCAATTGTTGCTGATTACCAACTTTACTGCTTCTCTCTCAATTGGTTCATCCTCTACAATTAGCAATTTATACATCTTGTTCTTCCTCCTCTTCCGCGGCAATAGGCAGTGTCAGTATAATAACGGTACCGCAATCGATACTGCTTTCGATTTGCACCGTACTGTCCGGTCCATAAAACATCTCTAAACGGCGAAATACATTGTTCATACCAATATTGGTTCCGTTGCTCTTTTTAAAGTTTCCAGCTCTTCTTCCGGTTAATATACTTTCAACAAGGTCGCTTTCCATTCCTTTTCCGTTATCTTCAAAAACAATATAAATTTTAGTTTCATCTCTGATTACCTGTATACTTACAAAAGCATTTTGTACCAATTGGCCGACACCATGAATTACGGCATTTTCTATCAGCGGCTGAAAAATCATACCCGGCATGGTTATATTGGGCACATCTTCCGCCACAAAAAGTTCAAATTTTACCCGATGCCCAAAACGCTTGCGTTGGATAATTAGATAATTTTGCGCACATTCGATTTCATTATAGAGGTCAGAAGTTTTACTGGATTTATCCAAACTGTAACGAAGCAAATCGGAGACTGTTTCCATCATTTCGCTTGTTTGTTCTGCCTGCTCCATATATGCCATTTTTGATATCATACTGAGTGTGTTGAATAAAAAGTGTGGGTTCATTTGCCCCTGCAATGCTTTTAATTCAGTTTCCATTAAAAGTTCGCTGATTTTTAGGTTTTCATTTTCTTTTTCCAATAGTTCTTTTTCCAGTTTTGCATTTTCTTCTACACTAAGAATATGCCCCTGTACACTTTTTGCCATATCATCAAAGGCATCACAAAGAATAGAAATTTCTTTACCTGCATGCTTTACTTGCTTAAGGTCGTATTTACCCATTTTAATTTTTTGAATATTTTTTACTATGCGCCCGATTGGCTGAGTAATATCTTTAATGCACATAGCTGAAAACGCTATGGCAATAACAATCATGCCCGCAGTTAACAAAATAATAAATTTAGCCTGCACTTGCCAATTGCGAATCATTTCTTTGCTTTGCCGGTTCATTTCATCTGTGAGGAGATTATAAAACTGCGTAGCGGTTAAATCAATATTTTTAGCAGTGTCCACTAAAAAATCATATTTTATGTTGTATTCCTCTAGAGAGATATCCTTTTTTTCTCGAAGTTCTAAAAAAACTTCATCATAGGTTTGTACCATGTTTTTCAGCCGTCCAAATCTCCATCGAAGCTTTTCATCTTCAAACATATTACTGAGGTCATTTATATTGTGGTTCGCATCATTTTTGCAAAGGTTGTATTTTGCCTGTTCTTCCACAGACCCCGTGTACAGGCAGTTCTGGGCAAGTTGGTCTGCAGCTTTTACATTTTTATAAAAACTACTCAGGGTACTATATTGTGCGGAAAAATCGGCATAGGCTGAAATTGTTTTTAGGTTTGAAAAGTTTAAAATTATCACCACGGCGAAAACAAATACGAAAAGAACAATATTATAAAATATAAGT from the Hydrogenoanaerobacterium saccharovorans genome contains:
- a CDS encoding response regulator, translating into MYKLLIVEDEPIEREAVKLVISNNCENISRIEEAENGFIAIEKCKVFRPDIVILDINMPGINGLDTIKELQKQSSQMKFLLLTSYNRFEYAQEAIQLGVEDFVLKPAKIARIKQAVDAVIEKLNCELQTQKQNTILANRMEDIRPIVESDCIYALISKEPNEDLQRIFSFLDFTVNSGFCFAVSCNGNHRFVLNKIKKALHDVGIECIGEQLYNMLIFFVLENKQLETRRMSEVGNFVSMLLYEMGKVGKVGIGNIYDNPYELNLSYHQAIDALNMCDIKGARFLIYEETCNFNKTAEIDLYSMANKLMTVLQNGSQSDLEKNLENITSALIFKDNILSKAKEQIYRLIILTIQEIKDSIPSFQIEDGLSNLSMNNIMTITDGKELKYYFKMTINNLAWLVNQQKNAGTSAIIQQALTYIETSYNKDIFLDDIADSLGITPFYLSKIIKKQTGKNFTDLVAEKRISKAKELLTVSKSIKEITYEIGFNSQNYFTKIFKKYVGVTPSEYKNNLNIK
- a CDS encoding hydrolase, with translation MDTPFIPEFQGNLRKHCLVVPECIRRCTGIKIFGKRIKSIVFTTDVSVIRNVNADAVIAVYPFTPQPIITQSIMIASDIPVFCGVGGGITMGKRVVNLALHAEYQGAIGVVVNAPTLNETIRNVVDEIDIPVVVTVASEAEDIEGRIKAGAAIINVSAASKTPQLVCKIREQFPQLAIMATGGPTDESIIETIEAGANAITWTPPTNGEQIKMIMDRYRQGLAYGG
- a CDS encoding sensor histidine kinase, encoding MHKIKRFFWRFSSVKQELIFYNIVLFVFVFAVVIILNFSNLKTISAYADFSAQYSTLSSFYKNVKAADQLAQNCLYTGSVEEQAKYNLCKNDANHNINDLSNMFEDEKLRWRFGRLKNMVQTYDEVFLELREKKDISLEEYNIKYDFLVDTAKNIDLTATQFYNLLTDEMNRQSKEMIRNWQVQAKFIILLTAGMIVIAIAFSAMCIKDITQPIGRIVKNIQKIKMGKYDLKQVKHAGKEISILCDAFDDMAKSVQGHILSVEENAKLEKELLEKENENLKISELLMETELKALQGQMNPHFLFNTLSMISKMAYMEQAEQTSEMMETVSDLLRYSLDKSSKTSDLYNEIECAQNYLIIQRKRFGHRVKFELFVAEDVPNITMPGMIFQPLIENAVIHGVGQLVQNAFVSIQVIRDETKIYIVFEDNGKGMESDLVESILTGRRAGNFKKSNGTNIGMNNVFRRLEMFYGPDSTVQIESSIDCGTVIILTLPIAAEEEEEQDV